A genomic segment from uncultured Alistipes sp. encodes:
- a CDS encoding TonB-dependent receptor, giving the protein MSRIKIKSILTILLSIFCVNINAQVIKGKVIDSTTNQPLGYAAVELRSSGDNTYIMGGSTNEKGEFEFRLEKKYPKILVTVSFLGFKTVQQTYTPVATGDNFLKIEMQEDFQVLNEVVVKGLSPAEKVQRLAYNVSLVETAKLKSTTMDLSNVIDKISGVKIRSTGGVGSEVNVTLNGFSGRHVKIFIDGVPMDGMSSAFSLSNIPAGLAKRVEVYKGVVPIELGGDALGGAINIVTDNSRRTRVNASYSYGSFNTHKSNVYAEHTTKNGFYVSLNAYQNYSDNDYKVHIDSYTKGDGSGQVVEGDFTVRRFHAMYHNEAAILKVGVVDKSWADRLLFGFTGGYEYKQTQNGSTMDWVYGARYTTANTLMPQLTYEKKFNVLKGLHVSLNGNYNLGESYSADTATCKYNWLGESYPTGVQGELSYMKYRYRDHNGAANFRMALFPADGQSVSLSSTLTTFSRSGKDETAYKPTYEHPSQSMKLVTGLSYKYDYKGKWNTSAFVKHYLNHLEAYLDPNGGIDYQDFSNTTSYWGGGLASTYFWGQHTQLRLSYEYALRLPTSRELFGSGDDIERGNSDLKPESSNNINVSVTTTPIDMNGHRLTVDAAFQYREINDYIRRTTNNDSGRASSQNDGRVRNLGTDWGIRYTWKDIFFIGGNFSYIDMRSLTKYVTGTQQESKNYKERIPAIPYMYGNGEAGLTLRNVFMKGATLDIHYMMNYIQKFSYEWNVYQNEEYDIPTQFSHDLFVSYNFGKKSEFTVSAECTNIFDARLYDNFKMQKPGRAFAVKFGYSFMK; this is encoded by the coding sequence ATGAGTAGGATTAAAATAAAATCAATTTTAACCATATTGTTATCAATATTTTGTGTAAACATAAATGCGCAGGTTATCAAGGGAAAAGTAATTGATAGTACCACCAATCAGCCTTTGGGCTATGCCGCTGTGGAACTCCGTTCTTCTGGAGACAATACCTATATAATGGGAGGATCGACCAATGAAAAAGGGGAGTTTGAATTTCGTTTGGAAAAGAAATATCCCAAAATCCTTGTTACGGTCTCTTTCTTGGGATTTAAGACAGTGCAGCAAACATATACTCCCGTTGCTACGGGTGACAATTTCCTCAAAATCGAGATGCAGGAGGACTTCCAAGTGCTGAACGAAGTGGTGGTAAAAGGGTTAAGCCCGGCGGAAAAAGTGCAACGACTGGCCTATAACGTATCGCTGGTGGAAACCGCCAAGCTGAAAAGCACCACGATGGACCTCTCCAATGTCATCGACAAGATCAGCGGGGTGAAGATACGCTCCACGGGAGGTGTGGGTTCCGAAGTCAATGTCACCCTGAACGGTTTTTCCGGCCGCCACGTCAAGATCTTCATCGACGGAGTGCCGATGGACGGCATGAGTTCGGCTTTCAGTCTGAGCAACATTCCGGCAGGGCTGGCCAAGCGCGTGGAGGTATATAAAGGCGTAGTGCCCATCGAATTGGGCGGCGATGCGCTCGGCGGAGCCATCAATATCGTGACCGACAACAGCCGCCGCACGCGCGTCAACGCTTCTTATTCATACGGTTCGTTCAACACGCACAAGAGCAATGTCTATGCGGAACATACCACGAAGAACGGTTTCTACGTCTCTCTGAACGCCTACCAGAACTATTCGGACAACGACTATAAGGTGCACATCGACAGCTACACGAAAGGAGACGGAAGCGGTCAGGTGGTGGAAGGGGATTTCACCGTGCGCCGTTTCCATGCCATGTACCACAACGAGGCTGCCATTCTGAAAGTCGGCGTTGTCGATAAGTCGTGGGCAGACCGCCTGCTTTTCGGTTTCACCGGAGGCTATGAGTACAAGCAGACGCAGAACGGTTCTACGATGGATTGGGTGTACGGCGCACGCTACACCACGGCAAACACCTTGATGCCGCAGCTGACGTATGAAAAGAAATTCAATGTGCTGAAGGGGCTGCATGTGTCGTTGAACGGCAACTACAATCTCGGTGAATCCTACTCCGCAGATACGGCCACCTGTAAATACAACTGGCTGGGCGAAAGCTATCCGACAGGCGTGCAGGGTGAACTGTCGTACATGAAATACCGCTACCGGGATCACAACGGGGCGGCCAACTTCCGCATGGCGCTCTTTCCTGCCGACGGACAATCCGTGTCATTGAGCAGCACGCTCACCACCTTCTCCCGTTCCGGCAAGGACGAGACGGCATACAAGCCCACCTACGAGCACCCGTCGCAGAGCATGAAGTTGGTGACAGGACTGAGCTACAAGTACGACTACAAAGGCAAGTGGAACACCTCCGCCTTCGTGAAGCACTACCTGAACCACTTGGAGGCTTACCTCGACCCGAATGGCGGAATCGACTATCAGGATTTCAGCAACACCACTTCCTATTGGGGAGGCGGTTTGGCCAGTACCTATTTCTGGGGACAGCACACGCAGTTGAGACTGTCGTATGAATATGCCCTTCGCCTGCCTACCAGCCGCGAACTCTTCGGTTCGGGCGACGACATCGAGCGGGGCAACTCCGACCTGAAACCGGAATCGAGCAACAATATCAATGTCAGCGTCACGACCACCCCCATAGACATGAACGGCCACCGGCTGACCGTGGATGCGGCTTTCCAGTATCGCGAGATTAACGACTATATCCGCCGCACGACCAACAACGACAGCGGGCGTGCCAGTTCGCAGAACGACGGCCGCGTGCGCAACTTGGGTACAGACTGGGGTATCCGCTACACGTGGAAGGATATTTTCTTCATTGGTGGCAATTTCAGCTACATCGACATGCGGAGCCTGACCAAATACGTGACGGGCACACAGCAGGAGAGCAAGAACTACAAAGAACGCATACCTGCCATTCCCTACATGTATGGCAACGGGGAAGCCGGGCTGACCTTGCGCAACGTGTTCATGAAAGGAGCTACGCTGGACATACATTATATGATGAACTATATTCAGAAGTTCAGCTACGAGTGGAATGTGTACCAGAACGAGGAATACGACATTCCCACCCAATTCTCGCACGACCTCTTTGTCAGCTACAATTTCGGGAAAAAATCGGAGTTCACCGTGTCGGCCGAATGTACCAACATCTTCGACGCCCGCCTGTACGACAACTTCAAGATGCAGAAGCCGGGACGTGCGTTTGCCGTCAAGTTTGGTTATAGCTTTATGAAATAA
- the mobV gene encoding MobV family relaxase, whose product MANAKQVLDVQVSKGITAAQGNEHLRNRSEEAEKYAMSKGNYDPTRKHLNFEIVPGGKVRPIDTSRNIPERIADILGRRGIKDPNEGLIEPKYRTVVNIIFGGSRERMHELAFGTQKVDFEKGADNTRIKRKSDIERWAKDVYSFVCGRYGEQNVAAFIVHLDELNPHVHCTLLPIKDGRFAYKEIFAGKDKFEYSARMKQLHTDFFAEVNTKWGMERGRSVAETGARHRTTEEYRRMLSEECTTIEQQIGRHQEVLSALHSDIRLAERRVKGLTSMVENLKREKSEKEAQLSALENDMDTRKDDALTLSAEKEKLEKELTAIQGKLADKQEKLQTADRQLSDLKANMDAIEERTEQLKEEADEYSRDVHSKVDSLLKDAMLENMVDEWRELSARMKPSERQLFDDTLVRSVAERGAEVMRCATMLFLGMVDDATTFAETRGGGGGGSDLKWGRDEDEYNRAWALRCMRMASRMMRPSIGKKPKR is encoded by the coding sequence ATGGCAAATGCAAAACAGGTTCTCGACGTTCAGGTGTCGAAAGGGATCACCGCCGCCCAAGGCAACGAACATCTGCGTAATCGCAGCGAAGAGGCGGAGAAGTACGCCATGAGCAAGGGCAACTACGACCCCACCCGCAAACATCTGAACTTCGAGATTGTGCCCGGAGGCAAGGTTCGCCCCATCGACACGAGCCGCAATATCCCGGAACGGATAGCGGACATATTGGGCCGTCGCGGCATCAAGGACCCCAACGAGGGATTGATTGAACCGAAGTATCGCACGGTGGTAAACATCATCTTCGGCGGTTCGCGGGAGCGGATGCACGAACTCGCTTTCGGCACGCAGAAGGTGGATTTTGAAAAAGGTGCGGACAATACCCGCATCAAAAGGAAGAGCGACATCGAACGTTGGGCGAAGGATGTCTATTCATTCGTTTGCGGCAGATACGGCGAGCAGAATGTCGCCGCCTTCATTGTACACCTCGACGAATTGAACCCGCACGTGCATTGTACGCTTCTGCCAATCAAGGACGGGAGGTTTGCGTACAAAGAGATATTCGCCGGAAAGGACAAGTTCGAATATAGCGCGAGGATGAAACAGCTCCATACGGACTTTTTCGCCGAGGTCAACACGAAGTGGGGAATGGAGAGAGGTCGTAGTGTCGCCGAGACCGGCGCACGGCACAGGACGACGGAAGAATACCGCCGTATGCTCTCGGAAGAATGCACCACCATTGAGCAACAGATTGGCCGGCATCAGGAAGTCCTGTCCGCCCTCCATTCGGACATTCGGCTGGCAGAGCGCAGAGTCAAAGGTTTGACCTCGATGGTGGAAAACTTGAAAAGGGAGAAGAGCGAAAAAGAGGCTCAACTGTCGGCACTCGAAAATGATATGGATACCCGGAAAGATGATGCTTTGACCCTATCTGCCGAGAAAGAAAAGCTCGAAAAAGAGCTGACTGCTATCCAAGGGAAACTGGCAGACAAACAGGAGAAGCTACAAACCGCCGACCGACAGCTTTCCGACCTCAAGGCAAACATGGATGCCATTGAGGAACGCACGGAACAGCTCAAGGAGGAAGCCGACGAATACTCCCGTGATGTCCACTCCAAAGTGGACAGCCTACTCAAGGACGCCATGCTGGAAAATATGGTCGATGAGTGGAGGGAACTGTCGGCGCGGATGAAGCCTTCCGAACGGCAACTTTTCGACGACACGCTCGTGCGTTCCGTGGCGGAACGGGGAGCGGAAGTCATGCGCTGCGCCACGATGCTCTTTCTCGGTATGGTCGATGATGCCACTACGTTTGCCGAAACACGTGGCGGAGGAGGTGGCGGAAGCGACCTCAAATGGGGACGTGATGAAGACGAGTACAACCGGGCATGGGCGCTTCGCTGCATGAGGATGGCGAGCCGCATGATGCGCCCTTCCATCGGCAAGAAGCCCAAGCGTTGA
- a CDS encoding relaxase, with protein sequence MIAKAKAISYGINDLRYITGESKHKKHPEKIYRVLDNLLPSDLDAMGIWNSMQLTLAQHRPIKNSIIRIELSPSPEHTSFYDIEDWQKLWHEFAEEFDKQVITGKDGKVRSCPTNLANSKYTVYLHMESKGKVPHLHAAICRFDENGDINNDHNIHLRAQRAAERVAVKRGWKTAEEIRSRNIPEVSRECMEVLRIMPSWSWEEYKKALARRGYSVYERKDKKDVLRGYAILKGNTKYKASELGVARNLMISKLPRTWQKLHYRERLAAQVNTSHSHRLEPVQRQAADMDYTHYRSGSVSYTLSSHGGMEQRFYIPERVLDYFNEEFDYREVANSSELTDIAVAIFVGMLDTPAVSTGGGGGGSQSDLPWRDKDDDDLQWARRCARAATLLLGKKPRTGLRR encoded by the coding sequence ATGATTGCAAAAGCCAAAGCCATATCTTACGGTATCAATGACCTTCGTTATATTACTGGCGAATCAAAACACAAGAAGCATCCGGAAAAAATATATCGGGTATTGGACAATCTGTTGCCCTCGGATCTGGACGCTATGGGAATATGGAACTCTATGCAGTTGACCCTTGCCCAGCATCGGCCGATAAAGAATTCCATTATCAGAATAGAGTTGAGTCCATCGCCTGAGCATACCAGTTTCTATGACATTGAGGACTGGCAAAAGTTATGGCACGAGTTTGCCGAAGAGTTCGACAAACAAGTGATTACTGGCAAGGACGGGAAAGTCCGTTCCTGCCCGACCAATCTGGCAAACAGCAAATACACGGTTTACCTGCACATGGAATCCAAAGGGAAAGTTCCCCATCTCCATGCCGCAATTTGCCGCTTTGATGAAAACGGGGACATCAACAATGACCATAACATTCATCTTCGGGCACAACGTGCAGCCGAGCGAGTTGCAGTGAAACGTGGCTGGAAGACTGCGGAAGAGATCCGAAGTCGCAACATTCCGGAAGTAAGCAGAGAGTGCATGGAGGTATTGAGAATCATGCCATCGTGGTCATGGGAAGAATACAAGAAGGCACTTGCCAGGAGAGGCTATTCCGTATATGAACGGAAAGACAAGAAAGATGTTCTCCGTGGATATGCGATCCTCAAAGGAAATACCAAATACAAGGCCTCCGAACTGGGAGTGGCCCGTAACCTGATGATTTCGAAACTTCCCCGTACGTGGCAAAAGCTCCACTACCGGGAGAGGCTTGCCGCTCAGGTCAATACTTCTCATAGCCATCGGCTGGAACCTGTTCAAAGACAGGCAGCCGATATGGACTATACTCACTATCGTTCCGGCTCGGTGTCCTACACGCTTTCTTCCCATGGCGGAATGGAACAGCGTTTCTATATCCCGGAGCGGGTACTTGACTATTTCAATGAAGAGTTCGACTACCGGGAGGTTGCCAACAGCAGCGAGTTGACCGACATAGCCGTAGCTATCTTTGTTGGTATGCTTGATACGCCCGCCGTATCTACCGGAGGTGGTGGCGGAGGTTCGCAAAGCGATCTCCCCTGGCGGGACAAGGACGATGACGACCTGCAATGGGCCCGCCGCTGTGCACGTGCTGCTACCCTCCTATTGGGTAAGAAACCGAGAACAGGATTAAGACGATAA
- a CDS encoding plasmid mobilization protein: MKENITNTSTSPKETRSVFVGAKVTPSQRDHIKSLAEQCGMTVSDYILSCAYNFKPKARLTKEEAALLQNLDNCRSDLVKYTSALHGMSTKQRMVMFNQIPFMVGWLGELSSVAEGVCQFLEAVKEKNKIPSNPQSEEK, from the coding sequence ATGAAAGAAAATATTACCAATACATCAACTTCCCCGAAAGAAACAAGAAGCGTCTTTGTCGGGGCAAAAGTCACTCCCAGCCAGAGAGACCATATAAAATCACTGGCAGAACAATGCGGCATGACCGTAAGCGACTACATATTGTCATGTGCGTATAACTTCAAGCCCAAAGCGAGGCTCACGAAAGAAGAGGCGGCACTGTTGCAGAATTTGGACAATTGTCGGTCTGATCTCGTAAAATATACCTCCGCACTTCACGGGATGTCCACAAAACAACGGATGGTAATGTTCAATCAGATTCCGTTCATGGTCGGCTGGCTCGGAGAACTTTCCAGTGTTGCCGAAGGCGTCTGCCAATTCCTAGAAGCCGTAAAGGAGAAAAACAAAATTCCGTCCAACCCTCAATCCGAAGAAAAATGA
- a CDS encoding AAA family ATPase — MEKTDETIPSREELAVFIEEAAVSVTNNYDEAPAVLMVDDAVIGTLGNFSASIGKAKSKKTFNVSAIAASALNGRTVLRYRSMFPENKRKILYIDTEQGRHHCQQVLKRILRLAEMPDDKVPENLIMLSLRKFAPRVRLLIVEEAIGTTPGLGLVIIDGIRDFLYDINSSSESTEVISKFMQWTDDKQIHIHTVLHQNKNDEHARGHIGTELNNKAETILQVEVDKDDKAISVVEAVHIRDRDFEPFAFRINEDVLPELVEPYLSKEKKSGRPTKEPFDPQREIPEPVHRAAVDAAFANGNIGSYDDYLERLKEAYGLHNVKLGYNKAVKVATFLGNKRMVIKEGKNYILNPECHY, encoded by the coding sequence ATGGAGAAGACGGACGAAACGATTCCTTCACGTGAAGAACTGGCAGTTTTTATAGAGGAAGCAGCCGTGAGCGTCACGAATAACTATGATGAGGCGCCGGCAGTGTTGATGGTGGATGATGCTGTTATAGGCACATTGGGGAATTTCAGCGCTTCCATCGGGAAAGCCAAAAGCAAGAAGACTTTCAACGTTTCGGCCATTGCCGCATCAGCATTGAATGGCCGCACTGTTCTTCGTTACCGTTCCATGTTCCCCGAGAACAAGAGGAAGATTCTGTATATCGACACGGAGCAAGGACGCCATCATTGTCAACAGGTACTGAAGCGCATCCTGCGTCTGGCGGAAATGCCGGATGACAAGGTGCCGGAAAATCTGATCATGTTGTCTCTGCGTAAGTTTGCACCAAGAGTGCGCCTGTTGATAGTCGAAGAAGCTATCGGCACCACACCTGGTTTGGGTCTGGTCATTATAGATGGCATCCGTGATTTCCTTTACGACATCAATTCATCCAGTGAATCTACCGAAGTTATCTCGAAATTCATGCAGTGGACGGACGACAAACAAATCCATATCCATACTGTCCTGCATCAGAACAAGAATGATGAACATGCGCGTGGTCACATCGGCACGGAACTCAACAACAAGGCGGAAACCATCCTGCAGGTAGAAGTGGACAAAGATGACAAAGCCATAAGCGTGGTCGAGGCCGTTCACATCCGGGACCGGGACTTTGAACCTTTCGCTTTCCGCATAAACGAAGACGTCCTGCCCGAACTGGTAGAACCATATCTGTCCAAAGAGAAGAAGAGCGGGCGACCAACCAAAGAACCGTTCGATCCGCAGAGGGAGATTCCTGAGCCTGTACATCGTGCTGCAGTGGATGCCGCTTTTGCCAATGGCAATATCGGCAGTTACGATGACTACCTGGAACGTCTGAAGGAAGCTTACGGATTGCACAATGTAAAGCTCGGCTACAACAAGGCAGTCAAGGTAGCCACCTTTCTTGGTAACAAGCGGATGGTTATAAAGGAGGGGAAAAATTATATTCTCAATCCAGAATGCCATTACTGA
- a CDS encoding helix-turn-helix domain-containing protein has translation MKTDQLTFNDLPAVVGELCDRIASMENLLTEKLSKQHEAKENTHVPMTVQEACAYLKMPLSTFYYKVKKDNIPVIKQGKHLYIYRDELDKWLESSRKNPAPQTFEEENEAMLASHRRKPNLKNW, from the coding sequence ATGAAAACAGACCAACTTACATTCAATGACTTGCCGGCAGTAGTCGGCGAACTTTGCGACCGGATAGCAAGCATGGAAAATCTGCTGACAGAAAAACTGTCCAAGCAGCATGAAGCCAAAGAAAACACGCACGTTCCCATGACCGTGCAGGAAGCTTGCGCCTATCTCAAAATGCCGTTATCGACATTTTATTACAAGGTCAAAAAAGATAATATTCCAGTCATCAAGCAAGGGAAACATCTATACATTTATCGGGATGAACTGGATAAATGGCTGGAATCCTCCCGAAAGAATCCGGCTCCGCAAACTTTCGAGGAAGAGAACGAAGCCATGCTCGCTTCCCATCGCCGTAAACCTAACCTTAAAAACTGGTAA
- a CDS encoding site-specific integrase → MNDCKTVTLRTRPLKNRMLSFYLDYYPGYRDKETMKVIRHESLGIYIYANPKNKREQDFNEVMAEKAEAIRCRRFESVVNERYDFFDKYKLKADFLEYFRNQLRKHDPKWEFVYLHFSNFVHGKCTFEELDIDLCNKFREYLLTARKLKRNGQITRNSASGYWSTFRGLLKILYRNGLIRNNVNDFLEKIETEDVVKDYLSVEELYKLAETPCKKPVLKTASLFSCMTSLRISDILALCWEDIVDYSAGGKCVHIITKKNRSEDIIPISEEALDLIGYSPDKRGMVFKGLQRCWTQTYMKGWIRSAGITKKITFHSYRRTFATLQAAAGTDIRTIQSMMAHKSITTTQRYMKVVDSNKREASKKITLMRKD, encoded by the coding sequence ATGAACGATTGTAAAACCGTAACATTAAGAACACGTCCTTTGAAAAACAGGATGCTGTCGTTTTATCTGGATTATTATCCTGGGTATAGAGACAAGGAAACAATGAAAGTTATCCGTCATGAATCGCTTGGCATCTATATATATGCCAATCCGAAGAACAAACGGGAACAGGACTTCAACGAGGTAATGGCCGAGAAGGCTGAAGCCATCCGTTGCCGCAGGTTCGAGTCGGTAGTGAATGAACGGTATGATTTCTTCGACAAGTACAAACTCAAGGCTGATTTCCTGGAGTATTTCCGTAATCAGCTCCGTAAACATGACCCAAAGTGGGAATTTGTCTATCTCCATTTCAGCAACTTCGTGCATGGGAAATGTACTTTTGAGGAACTCGACATTGATCTCTGCAACAAGTTCCGTGAGTACCTGTTGACGGCAAGGAAACTCAAGCGTAACGGACAAATCACACGAAACTCCGCATCGGGATATTGGTCTACATTCAGGGGACTTCTGAAAATCCTCTACCGTAACGGACTGATCCGCAACAACGTCAACGACTTCCTCGAAAAGATCGAGACCGAAGATGTAGTCAAGGATTATCTTTCAGTGGAAGAACTCTACAAGCTGGCCGAGACACCCTGCAAGAAGCCCGTACTGAAGACGGCATCCCTCTTCTCGTGCATGACCAGCCTGCGTATCAGCGACATCCTCGCCCTCTGCTGGGAGGACATCGTGGACTATTCGGCCGGTGGCAAGTGCGTACACATCATCACCAAAAAGAACCGCTCCGAGGACATCATCCCCATCAGCGAGGAAGCACTGGACCTGATCGGCTACAGCCCTGACAAGCGGGGAATGGTATTCAAGGGGTTACAGCGCTGTTGGACCCAGACTTACATGAAAGGGTGGATTCGTTCGGCTGGAATCACCAAGAAGATCACATTCCACTCCTATCGTAGAACATTCGCTACGCTGCAAGCGGCTGCCGGAACGGACATCCGCACCATACAAAGCATGATGGCTCACAAGAGTATAACCACAACCCAAAGGTACATGAAAGTAGTGGACAGCAACAAGCGTGAAGCCAGCAAGAAAATCACCCTGATGCGGAAAGACTGA
- a CDS encoding helix-turn-helix domain-containing protein, giving the protein MEVKRICQWCGKPFIAQKTTTCYCSPQCSKRGYKHRMMERKMELRHMQEMQELRSSLEKQEYFTFSQAARLMGVSRQYIYKLVKEEKLRASRLSGKMSLIRKADIELMLKSKPYERLVAKNDFDITEYYTAEEIAQKYKVNAKWVWTYTRQHKVPKVRIRQFNYYSKKHIDAAFAKYEVDSDLTEWYTPEDIQEKYGMTRVTIRSHVYRNNIPSKKEHGQIFYSKLHFDLSKNSAEESKAEYYTVKEAMEKFKLSRDSVYNILQFHQISREKNGRFVRFLKVDFDRVMGVRK; this is encoded by the coding sequence ATGGAAGTAAAAAGAATTTGTCAATGGTGCGGAAAACCCTTCATCGCACAGAAAACAACTACCTGTTATTGCAGCCCGCAATGCTCGAAACGAGGTTACAAACACCGAATGATGGAACGGAAGATGGAGCTGCGCCATATGCAGGAGATGCAGGAATTGCGCTCGTCGCTGGAAAAGCAGGAATACTTCACTTTTTCGCAGGCAGCACGTCTGATGGGTGTAAGCCGCCAGTACATCTACAAACTGGTAAAGGAAGAGAAACTCCGTGCATCTCGGCTCAGCGGAAAGATGTCGTTGATACGGAAAGCCGACATCGAACTCATGCTCAAAAGCAAACCTTATGAACGGCTGGTAGCAAAAAACGACTTTGACATCACCGAGTATTACACCGCCGAGGAGATTGCACAGAAATATAAGGTCAATGCCAAATGGGTATGGACTTATACACGACAGCACAAGGTTCCGAAAGTGAGAATCCGCCAGTTCAACTATTACAGCAAGAAACATATTGATGCTGCTTTTGCCAAATATGAGGTGGACTCTGACCTGACGGAATGGTACACGCCCGAAGATATTCAGGAGAAATATGGCATGACACGTGTCACCATCCGTTCACACGTCTACCGTAACAACATACCTTCGAAAAAAGAACACGGGCAGATATTCTACTCCAAACTCCACTTCGATCTCTCGAAAAACTCTGCGGAAGAGAGCAAGGCCGAATACTACACCGTCAAGGAGGCAATGGAAAAATTCAAACTCTCCCGAGACTCGGTTTATAATATCCTACAATTCCATCAGATCAGTCGAGAGAAGAACGGGCGCTTCGTCCGCTTCCTGAAAGTGGACTTTGACCGGGTTATGGGTGTCCGTAAGTGA
- a CDS encoding DUF6808 domain-containing protein, which translates to MNVPITQKVYETDDYRAYVSGYQPSLDSLLFKQPTQIVRIKEKPKRWGIGVQVGYGFTPQGAQPYIGVGISYNLFRF; encoded by the coding sequence GTGAACGTGCCTATCACGCAGAAAGTGTATGAGACGGACGACTACCGCGCCTACGTGAGCGGCTACCAGCCGTCGCTCGACAGCCTGCTATTCAAGCAGCCTACGCAGATAGTCCGCATCAAGGAAAAGCCCAAGCGGTGGGGCATCGGCGTTCAGGTCGGCTATGGCTTCACGCCGCAGGGTGCGCAGCCGTATATCGGGGTGGGAATATCATATAACCTGTTCAGATTTTGA
- a CDS encoding N-acetylmuramoyl-L-alanine amidase: MKILIDNGHGVDTKGKCSPDGSLREYAYAREIAERIVSELKERGFDAERIVTEETDVPLAVRCQRVNAVCEKFGTKNVILVSVHCNAAGSGQWMNARGWEAWTSVGETKADELATCLYREAEKAGFKIRKDMTDGDPDKEAHFYILKHTKCPAVLTENLFQDNREDVAYLLSETGKKTIIGLHVNGIMSYIKEG; the protein is encoded by the coding sequence ATGAAAATCTTAATAGACAACGGTCACGGAGTTGACACAAAGGGGAAATGTTCCCCTGACGGTTCTCTGAGAGAGTACGCATACGCGAGAGAGATAGCCGAGAGAATTGTTTCAGAACTGAAAGAACGGGGCTTTGACGCTGAACGTATAGTCACGGAAGAGACTGATGTTCCTCTCGCCGTGCGCTGTCAGCGAGTGAATGCAGTCTGCGAGAAGTTCGGCACAAAGAATGTCATTCTTGTCTCAGTTCATTGCAACGCTGCGGGGAGCGGTCAATGGATGAACGCACGGGGCTGGGAGGCTTGGACTTCTGTCGGCGAGACAAAGGCTGATGAACTTGCCACCTGTCTTTACCGTGAAGCCGAGAAAGCGGGCTTCAAGATAAGAAAGGACATGACTGACGGAGACCCTGACAAGGAGGCGCATTTTTATATTCTCAAACATACGAAATGCCCCGCCGTCCTGACTGAGAACCTTTTTCAGGACAACAGGGAGGATGTCGCCTATCTTCTGTCCGAGACAGGGAAAAAGACGATCATCGGGCTTCATGTCAACGGCATCATGTCCTACATTAAGGAGGGCTGA